CCAACTGCACGATGGACGCGTTATCAACCCGACTAATAAATGGGAAGATAAAGATACCGACCTGGCAATCCTCAAGATTGACGTGACCGATGTTACTCCCGCCGACTGGGGTGACAGTGACAAACTGGATATTGGTCACATGGTCCTGGCCATGGGTAGTCCGTTTGGTCTGAGCGAATCGGTGACCCTGGGTATTATCAGCGCCAAGGGACGCCGTTCTCTGCAACTGGGAAGTGGATCAGAGGTACTGAACCAGAACTTCCTGCAGACTGACGCCGCCATCAACCCGGGAAACAGTGGCGGTCCGCTGATCGACCTCGAAGGTAAAATTATCGGGATCAATACTGCAATCGCTTCCAACAGTGGTGGTAACGACGGAATCGGATTCAGTATCCCCAGCAAGCTGGTACAACACGTCTTTACGCAGCTCCTGAAGTACGGGCAGGTCTATCGCGCTTACCTGGGTGTCCAGCTCGATCCGGAATTCAGTATCGGGACGGCAACCCGATTGAACATGGACCGTGTGCGTGGTGCCCGCGTGGTCAAAGTAATTTCTAACACGCCGGCTTCCCGCGCCAACCTCAAATACGATGACATCATTCTCAGTTTCGGCGGTATTGATGTTCTGGATCAAAACCACCTGATCAACCTGGTCTCCCTGACGCCGATCGAGCATCGTGTGAGTGTTGTGCTGCTGAGAGATGGCCGTAAGGTCAACGTGATGGTAGAACTGGCGAACCGCCGGATTCTGGATGAACTGGAACGCAAACAGCGCGAATCACAACAGTCATCCCGACGCTTCGGCACCTCTGCTGAGCCGATGAGCTTCCACAAAGTCAAAGACGCATCCGCCACAGAAGATCTGGCCGGACTGGGGGTTCAGCCCATGAACGCAGATCTGGCTGCACAGCTCGGTTTCGCACAAGGTCAGGCAGGTCTGCTGGTCTTGAGTGTCGACGAACAGAGTTCATTCTCTGGCGTGGTCGATCTCTACGATGTAATCGAAGAAGTCGCTGGTTCACCAGTCCACAGTCTGCAGGACTTTCGCCAGGCACTGGATAAGCATCGAGATCTGAAATCGCTGGTCCTGAAAATTTCTCGCGGCAAGCCGGGAGCCGTTCAGCAGCAACTCGTCATCTGGCAGAGGTAGTCGCAACCGGCTCGACATTTTCCCAACCTCGACATGCCCTCCCGCTGCAGACAGACAGCCGGTCCAATAATCCCAACTGTATTCAAACCAAACTCGTTTCGTTGTTCAACAAGGGTTCTGCTTCAACGAAAAAAGCCAGGTCAGTAATGTACTGACCTGGCTTCGGTTTGAATCTTCGATTCGCAGAGAACTTAGTCGCGGTAGAAGCGAGTCAGTTCTTCGAACAGCAGAGGATCGCGGATCGAATCGCTGGCAAGACGAGCCCGGAACCGCTGGTTGCCTTCGACACTGCCGCGTACGATGACCTGGAACTGAACCGAGTCACCAGGAGCCAGACCTGCCAGAGATTTGAAGACGACCACACCGTTCTCAGCGATGTGCTGAGTAGGACCGGTGGCAGAGATCAGCTCAACTCCGGGAGGCAGTTCGCAGGAGACAGAAACGTTCTGGGCAGCTTTACTACCGTCGTTCTTGACGACTACGTTGTAACCTGTTTCGGCTCCGATTTCGACCGGATCGTTCAGGTCGGCAATTTCCAGAACCAGCTGGGCGACCCCTTCGATACGTGTCTGAATCTGTGCATCGGATTTCACGTTGTGTTCAGACAGAGCACGTACGTGGTGCACATAGTTGCCGATAGTTTTGGTTTTCAGTTCGACGTTGACATTGGCTGACTGACCGGGCTCCATACGTCCCAGGAACCAGCTGATGGTGGAGTCTTCAGGATTGAACTGACCGCCACGATCGGCTTTGACGAATTCGAATCCTTCTGGAACTTTATGCAGCACGCGAACGTTGTTGGTAGCGGCTGCACCGTCGTTGACAGTAGAAATTGTGTACTGAGCAGAACGGCCTTTGTAACGCAGTCCGGGACCTTCGATGGCAACCTGAACTTTAGGAGCGATCACGTTCACACGAGCCTGAGTTTCCTGAGCCAGACCACCTTCAGCTTTAGCGACAACTTTCACAACCTGTTCGCCACCCAGGACAGCTGCCAGGGCCAGACGGATGGTGCGGGTTTCGCCAGGATTCAGCGAACCGACCTGCATCTGCAGATACTCGGCAGTCACATGTTCCAGACCTTTAGGAATTTCAGCTTCCAGCACAACGTTGTGCAGGGTACCTGTTCCCGGGTTGGAGATGGTGACAGACTGTGAAGCAGGCTCACCAATCATGACATTGGTAGGACCTTTGACTGCGACCTGCAACAGAGGCTCAGCAACCATGAAGGACTCAGTCAGAGAGTTGGTGAACCGAACATTCGCTGCGGCGGTAATCGCACCACGCTGGCTGGGGATCATTGAGATCTCGATGGTTTTGGTTTCACCGGCGTTCAGTGAATCAAACTTCCATTCCAGATGATCATGGCTGGCACTGGGCCGGGGAGTGGCATCTGTCAGACGAACTGATACCGGGAAGAAGGCTTCCACGACGACGTCCTTGGCAGATGCTTTACCTTCGTTGGTGACTTCCAGTGCGAACTCGCATTCCTGGCCAACGTTGATTTCACTTTTCTTAATCCACTTGTGAGACACTTTGGCCTTCGCGACTTCAGAAGCAGTTCCGACAGGCTTCACCTGCACGGCTGCTGCACGACGTTTCTGAGGTGTGGAAGTGATAGTGACACCGGAAGGCTGAGCAACAGTTTCTTCCTGTGCAGCTTTTCCAAAGGTCAGGTGATGTTTGTTTTCTACAGTCTGATTATCCGGAATCCGGGGAATGGTCAAACCCGGTGCCTGAGGAGCAGGCTGTTTGAATTCGGTTGGCGTCCGGAATGGATTCTGATCACTGCCGGCACTGACCTGCTGAATTTTACCCTGTGTGCCTTTGTGGTGCTGAAACTCAGCATGCACAATATTCTTTTTGGACTGATCCGCATTGAACTCTTCAAAACGGTACCGCTTCTGCTCACCAGCCGGTTCAGCGTGGTCTACCTGCTGAAAAGCGGACTGCTTGACTTCCGCCTGCTGTTGCTTCTGCTCCAGGCGACGGTAAGGGCGTTCCTGACCGAACAGCTCCTTGTAGTAGTTCGGTACCTGGGACATACGGGCTTTACCGGTGGGCTGGTACTCTGCACCAGGCTGAGCCGCAGTCTGCTTCGGCTGGGAAATGGTGATATTTCCCGAGGTGCCGGCAGCTTCACCCGTAGACTTCTGTCCGGAGAAGTACTGAATACTGGCTTTGGAATTGGAAGAGGGAGCAGAATCAAAGGGTGACTTTGATTCCATCATGCGATCATCGGCGGTTGCGATACTCGCACTCATTACCATGGTTGAAAATATCGCGAGCATCTTTTTTCCGCGTCGCATTGTGTTTCTCCTTACCGATAGGAACTTACTGCTGGATAGGGATGTTTGAGTTACTGGATTTGACATGATGAGAGTTGTGAGAGCTGTTGTATCTGGATCATGCACAGGAAGGTTTTCTACTTTTATCCATCTCTCTCTATCGGGTGTAACGATTCACAAAATTGAACGAGTTGTAATGATTTTTTAAAATAAATCGGAATTATAAGCTTTTCCGGTTATTCCGATTGCACCACTCCCGGTATTTCACAAAGCACAGCTGACAACACAAGTCATTACCAGTCAGCCACTTAAGAACAACACACAATCCCAAAAGCGATTCCTGGATCATCCACAGCCCCCTAACCTTCCCATTCTGGCGAACAGGTCTCTGCAGGTGAAACCGGGCTCACAAATCAGGCAAAACACGATTTTCATTTTCTGGCGATTGACTCATGGGCACTCAGACTCACAATGACTGTTAGCTTACAGTCCGGCACCGGATCCCTTATTTTCGAGTCATACAGCAGGCAAATATGAGTTTATCCGCTTCAGAGACAGGCCATTCCATGCGTCAGTACAAGACGCTGAAGGTCTACCTGCTGGGCTGTGTGGACTTTGATTCCCTGCTGACACTACAGGAACGGGCTCTGCAGGAGATCCATTACCAGCAGGACGAGTCCGCAGTTCTGTTTGTCTGTGAACACCCGCCCATCGTCACTGTGGGGCGTGAAGGCAGCCATCACCAGCTGTCCGGGGCCTATCATGACC
This genomic interval from Gimesia chilikensis contains the following:
- a CDS encoding DUF11 domain-containing protein, with protein sequence MRRGKKMLAIFSTMVMSASIATADDRMMESKSPFDSAPSSNSKASIQYFSGQKSTGEAAGTSGNITISQPKQTAAQPGAEYQPTGKARMSQVPNYYKELFGQERPYRRLEQKQQQAEVKQSAFQQVDHAEPAGEQKRYRFEEFNADQSKKNIVHAEFQHHKGTQGKIQQVSAGSDQNPFRTPTEFKQPAPQAPGLTIPRIPDNQTVENKHHLTFGKAAQEETVAQPSGVTITSTPQKRRAAAVQVKPVGTASEVAKAKVSHKWIKKSEINVGQECEFALEVTNEGKASAKDVVVEAFFPVSVRLTDATPRPSASHDHLEWKFDSLNAGETKTIEISMIPSQRGAITAAANVRFTNSLTESFMVAEPLLQVAVKGPTNVMIGEPASQSVTISNPGTGTLHNVVLEAEIPKGLEHVTAEYLQMQVGSLNPGETRTIRLALAAVLGGEQVVKVVAKAEGGLAQETQARVNVIAPKVQVAIEGPGLRYKGRSAQYTISTVNDGAAATNNVRVLHKVPEGFEFVKADRGGQFNPEDSTISWFLGRMEPGQSANVNVELKTKTIGNYVHHVRALSEHNVKSDAQIQTRIEGVAQLVLEIADLNDPVEIGAETGYNVVVKNDGSKAAQNVSVSCELPPGVELISATGPTQHIAENGVVVFKSLAGLAPGDSVQFQVIVRGSVEGNQRFRARLASDSIRDPLLFEELTRFYRD
- a CDS encoding trypsin-like peptidase domain-containing protein, which produces MKNRYPLLAVIAIIVSISLWNTCFESPLSSRQLEAKIPSQGNARQQNAALLSSASSLHDGSKHLAKIAKLATPSVVHIQCERQTPRGAVEETGSGVIVRGEGKPGLYIVTNRHVVRDSNGPAISIQLHDGRVINPTNKWEDKDTDLAILKIDVTDVTPADWGDSDKLDIGHMVLAMGSPFGLSESVTLGIISAKGRRSLQLGSGSEVLNQNFLQTDAAINPGNSGGPLIDLEGKIIGINTAIASNSGGNDGIGFSIPSKLVQHVFTQLLKYGQVYRAYLGVQLDPEFSIGTATRLNMDRVRGARVVKVISNTPASRANLKYDDIILSFGGIDVLDQNHLINLVSLTPIEHRVSVVLLRDGRKVNVMVELANRRILDELERKQRESQQSSRRFGTSAEPMSFHKVKDASATEDLAGLGVQPMNADLAAQLGFAQGQAGLLVLSVDEQSSFSGVVDLYDVIEEVAGSPVHSLQDFRQALDKHRDLKSLVLKISRGKPGAVQQQLVIWQR